The following is a genomic window from Flavobacterium crassostreae.
TCAAATATACGTCCTCTACAATACGGATACCCATATTTGTCTATAAACCCTCCGGCTGCCCCTGCATATTCAAAATACGATTTGTTTTTATAATCCAATATTTTAGGCTGTTGTATGGCCGTATTGGGTTCTTTATCAAAAGTGTCTAGTATGGGTTGTAGCCAGTTTGGAGTTACTTCAATATCCGAGTTTACTAAGGCATAAATCGCAGCATCTACTTGCTCTAAGGCCGTGTTGTAGCCTTGTGCAAAACCATAATTGGCAGCATTTAGAATAATTTGAACCGTAGGATAATGGGTTTTTATAAAATCTATAGAGGCATCCGTAGAGGCATTGTCTGCCACATAAATAGTTGCCTCTGGAGAGTGTGCTAGCACCGAGGGTAAAAATTGTTCCAATAAAGATACCCCATTCCAGTTGAGTATAATGACTGCTATTTGTTTCAAAATTAGTGTAGTATTAATGTTTAGCCCGACAATTTAATGGAGCAAACGGACGTATTTATTTAAAATCGGGCAATTCTTTCAAGAAAACATATTTTTCATTTTCAAAATCCATTTGGCAAAAGTAATGATTCAATCCATTAGTAACCATTAAATACGTTGCCTTTAGAGTGGTATTATAACGGGCTATTTGATCAAAGGTGGCTTGGGCTATTTTGATTTGTGGCGCCTTACATTCTACCAATAAAAAAATAGAACCATCGCAGTGGTACACCACAATATCGTATCTTTTTCTTAAATCATTGACGTGTAGTACTTTTTCAACATTAATCAAGGATTTTGGATACTTTTTTTCTTCTAATAAAAAACGCACTACATGCTGGCGTACCCATTCTTCGGGTGTGAGAAGGATAAATTTTTTCCGAATTTCATCAAAGATAGCTACTTTATTTTCGCTATTTTTGAATCGGAAAAGATAAGGAGAAAAATTCAGTTTTTGCATGGCGCAAAATTAATAAATTGTTTAAAATTTAGGTTGCCAAAACCTACTTATTTATACTACAGAACCACAGGCTATAAACCGACCCGATACCCTAAAAAATGGATGAAGTAATTA
Proteins encoded in this region:
- a CDS encoding type I restriction enzyme HsdR N-terminal domain-containing protein; its protein translation is MQKLNFSPYLFRFKNSENKVAIFDEIRKKFILLTPEEWVRQHVVRFLLEEKKYPKSLINVEKVLHVNDLRKRYDIVVYHCDGSIFLLVECKAPQIKIAQATFDQIARYNTTLKATYLMVTNGLNHYFCQMDFENEKYVFLKELPDFK